The Streptomyces sp. NBC_01463 DNA window CATCCGCCGGGCGGTCTGCTCACCCCACACGGTGCCCAGCCCCTCACCGCCCTCGCCCAGCGAGACGCTCATGCAGTAGAACACCGAGAACGTGTACAGCGCCGGGCCCAGCGGGTGGTCGATGTTCTCCTCCAGCCGGCTGGACGCCGCGATGTCGCCCATCAGGAACACACCGTCCGGCGCCAGCGAGGCGGCGACGGCGGCCAGTGCGCGGGCAGGCCTGGCCAGGTCGTGGATGACGTCGAACGCCGTGACCAGGTCGTAGGAGCCGGACACCTCGGCGCAGTCGCCGATGTCGAAGGCGGTGTTGGACAGCCCCAGTGCGGCGGCCTCGGCGCGCGCGGCGGCGATGCCCTCGTCGGACATGTCGAGCCCCTGGAAGCGGCTCGCCGGGAAGGCCCGGGCCAGGACGTTGACCGCGTGGCCGTGGCCGGTGCCGATGTCCAGCACCTCGATGCCCGCGCGCAGCCGTTCCGGGAGACCGGGCACCAGCGGCACGATCCCGTTCACCAGCGCCAGGTCGAAGACCTCGCCGGACTCCTCCGCCTGAAGCGACTGGAACCGCGGGAACGCCGAGTACGGCAGCCCGCCGCCGGTCCGGAACGCCTCCAGCACCTGCTGCTCGACCTCGCCCATCATGCCGAAGTCCTGTGCGATCCGGGCCAGGTTGGCGGGGCCGGCCGCCCGCGTCAGCGAGGCCGCGTGCTCGGGCGGCAGCGCGTACGTGCCCGGCCCGGGCTCGTAGTCGACGATGCCCCCGACGACCATCGCGCCCAGCCACTCCCGGACGTACCGCTCGTTCAGCCCGGCGGCCCGCGCGATCTCCGCACCGGTGGCCGGAGCCATGCCGGACATCGTGTCGAACAGACCGCTCTGGTGGCCCAGACCCGTCATCAAGCCCAGACAGGTGTCGTTCACCACCTGCACCATGCGACCCGCGAACGCCTCCTGCTTCACCGTGTCCGGTGTGATGACGGACATCGCTCCTCCTCTCGCCATCGGGCCACGAGGGGAGGCGGGGCAGTGCGGCCGGCCGCGCTCACGGCGGGCGGCCCGACAGGACGGCGACGGACGGACTCCTGCCCGTAACGCTACGCCGCGGGGGCGCCGGCGGCCGCCCGGGACCGCGGCCGTTCCCGCGACACCCACCGGACGCGCCGGGCACCCGCCGCCTCAGCCGGCCTGCGCGGCCGCCACCAACGCCCCCATCACCCGCACGTCGTCGCCCATCTCCGGATGCCACTGCACCCCCAGCACCCACCCGGGCCCCGGGCGCTCGACCGCCTCCACCGTGCCGTCGTCCGCATGCGCCGAGGCCACCAGACCCGCACCGATCCGGTCCACGGCCTGATGGTGGTAGGTGGGCACGTCGCACACGCCCGGCACCACGGAGGCGTACCGCGTGCCCGGAACCGGTGTCACCCGGTGCGTGCCGAACACCCCTGTCGCCCCGTCAGGCCCCGTGTGCCCGTCCAGATGCTGGGTCAGCGTGCCGCCGGACGCCACGTTCAGCAGCTGCATCCCGCGGCAGATCCCGAGCAACGGCGTGCCGGAGTCCAGGGCCGCCGCGATCAGCGCCGTCTCCCAGCCGTCCCGCTCGGGCGCGGCCGGCCCGGTCCGCGGGTCGCGCCCCGCCCCGTACCGGCCGGGATCCACATCCGGACCACCGGCCACCACCACCGCGTCGAGCCGGGCCACCAGCGACGCCGCGAGCTCCGGCGCGTCCGGCGGCAGGAGTACCGCCACCCCGCCCGCCTCCCGCACCAGCCGGGCGTAACCCGCGGGCAGCAGCGTCGCCGGAAGATCCCAGACGCCCCAGCGCGCCGAGGCCACCAGATAGGTGCTGATCCCGATCAGCGGACGGTTCATCGGACGCCTCATTTCACTCGCACGGCACGCGGAACGAACCGGCACCGTATCCAAATCCCTTGCCCCGCCCGTAGATTTGGATCATCTGTCGGCCCGCGAGGAGAGGATCCATCCGTGTCCGACCGAACAGCCCCGCTCGCCGTCGAGGAACTCCGCCTCCTCGTCGACAGCGGAGAGATCGACACCGTGGTCCTGGCCTTCCCCGACATGCAGGGACGCCTCCAGGGCAAACGCTTCGCCGCCTCCTTCTTCCTCGACGAGGTCGTCACGCACGGCACCGAGGGCTGCAACTACCTCCTCGCCGTCGACACCGACATGAACACCGTCGACGGCTACGCCATGTCCTCCTGGGACCGCGGCTACGGCGACTTCGCGATGCACCCCGACCTCACCACCCTGCGCCGGGTGCCCTGGCACGAGGGCACCGCGATGGTCACCGCCGACCTCGCCTGGGCCGACGGCTCACCCGTCACCGCGGCGCCCCGCCAGATCCTGCGCCGCCAGCTGGAACGCCTCGCGGAGCACGGCTACACGGCCCACACCGGCACCGAACTCGAGTTCATCGTCTTCAAGGACACCTACGAACAGGCCTGGGACCGCGGCTACCGCGGCCTGACCCCGGTCAACCAGTACAACGTCGACTACTCCGTCCTCGGGACCGGCCGCGTCGAGCCGCTGCTGCGCCGCATCCGCAACGAGATGGCGGGCGCCGGCCTCACCGTCGAGTCCGCGAAGGGCGAGTGCAACCCCGGCCAGCACGAGATCGTGTTCCGCTACGACGAGGCCCTCGCCACCTGCGACCAGCACGCCGTCTACAAGACCGGCGCCAAGGAGATCGCGGCGCAGGAAGGGGCCGCGCTCACCTTCATGGCCAAGTTCAACGAGCGCGAGGGGAACTCCTGCCACATCCACCTCTCGCTCCGGCCCACGGGCGAGCCCGAACGCAGCGCCATGCCGGACACCGACGGCACCATGTCCCCGGTCATGCGGCACTTCCTGGCCGGCCAGCTCGCCGCCCTGCGCGACTTCTCCCTCCTGTACGCGCCGAACATCAACTCCTACAAGCGCTTCCAGCCCGGCTCGTTCGCCCCGACCGCCGTCGCCTGGGGCCACGACAACCGCACCTGCGCGCTGCGCGTCGTCGGCCACGGCCAGTCGCTGCGCCTGGAGAACCGGCTCCCCGGCGGCGACGTCAACCCCTACCTCGCCGTTGCCGGACTCGTCGCCGCGGGTCTGTACGGCATCGAGCACTCCCTCGAACTCCCCGAGCCGTGCGAGGGCAACGCCTACGCCGCCGCGTACGACCAGGTCCCCACCACGCTGCGCGCGGCGGCCGGGCTCTGGGAGGACAGTGAGATCGCCCGCGAGGCCTTCGGCGACGAGGTCGTCGCGCACTACGCCAACATGGCGCGCGTCGAACTCGACGCCTTCGACGCGGCGGTGACCGACTGGGAACTCCGACGCTCCTTCGAACGCCTGTGAGGGCCGCCTTGATCCACGAGCACCGTGTCCTGAACCCGGCGACGGAGGAACTCCTCGCCACCGTCCCCGCCACGCCGGCCGCCGAGGTGGACGCGGCCGTCACCCGCGCCGCCGCGGCCCAGCGGACCTGGGCGGCGCTCGCCCCCGCCGACCGGGCACGGCTGCTGCGCCGCTTCGCCGCCGCCGTCGACTCCCGCACCGAGGAGCTCGCCCGGCTGGAGGTCCTGGAGGCCGGGCACACGATCGGCAACGCGCGCTGGGAGGCGGGCAACGTCCGCGATCTGCTCGACTTCGCCGCCGGGGGAGTGGAGCGGCTGAGCGGCCGCCAGATCCCCGTACCCGGCGGCATCGACCTCACCCTGCTCGAACCCCTCGGTGTCGTCGGGGTGATCGCACCGTGGAACTTCCCGATGCCGATCGCCGCCTGGGGCACCGCCCCCGCCCTCGCCGCGGGCAACGCCGTCGTCCTCAAACCGGCCGAGACCACCCCGCTGACCGCACTCCGGCTCGCGGAACTCGCCCTGGAGGCCGGCCTTCCCGAACACCTCTTCCAGGTACTGCCGGGGGCCGGTGACGAGACGGGCGACGCACTCGTCGAGCACCCGGGCGTCGCCAAGATCGTCTTCACCGGCTCCACCCGGGTCGGCAGACAGATCATGGCGAAGTGCGCCCGCCAGGTGAAGCGGATCACGCTCGAACTCGGCGGCAAAAGCCCCAACATCGTCTTCGCCGACGCCGACGTCGAAGCCGCCGCGGCGGCCGCCCCGCTGTCCTTCCTGGACAACGCCGGCCAGGACTGCTGCGCCCGCACCCGCATCCTCGTCCAGCGCTCCGTGTACGACCGCTTCCTCGGGCTGCTCGCCCCCGCGATCGCGTCCGTCGTCGTCGGCGACCCCGGCGACGAGAAGACGCAGATGGGCCCGCTCATCTCCCGTACCCAGCTGGAACGGGTACGCGGCTACGTCCCCGGCGACACCGCCGCGATCCGCGGCAGCGCACCCGACGGCCCCGGCTTCTGGTTCGCGCCGACCGTCCTCACCGACGTGCCCGCGGACGCGCCCGTCGCCACCGAGGAGGTCTTCGGCCCCGTCGCGGTCGTCCTGCCCTTCGAGGACGAGGCGGACGCCGTCCGGCTGGCCAACGCCACCGCGTACGGCCTCGCGGGCTCCCTCTGGACCCGGGACGTGGGCCGCGCCCTGCGTGTCTCACAGGCCGTCCGGGCGGGGAACCTCTCCGTCAACTCCCACTCCGCGGTCCGCTACTGGACCCCGTTCGGCGGCTTCAAACAGTCCGGCCTGGGCCGGGAACTGGGCCCGGACGCCCTCACCGCCTTCACCGAAACCAAGAACGTCTTCCTCAGCACGGAGGCCTGAACCGGTATGACCACGGAACAAGGGAACATCTGCCGCCGCCTCGTCGGCCGCACCGCCGTCATCACCGGCGCCGGCAGCGGCATCGGCCTGGCCACCGCCCACCGGCTCGCCTCCGAGGGCGCGCACGTGGTCTGCGGCGACATCGACGAGAGCGCGGGCAAGGCGACCGCCGAAGCGGTCGGCGGCACCTTCGTACGCGTCGACGTCACCGACCCCGAACAGGTCGAGGCCCTGTTCGCGGCGGCCGACGACACCTACGGCTCCGTCGACATCGCCTTCAACAACGCCGGCATCTCGCCGCCCGACGACGACTCCATCCTCACCACCGGCCTGGAGGCCTGGAAGCGCGTCCAGGACGTCAACCTCACCTCCGTCTACCTCTGCTGCAAGGCGGCGCTGCCCTACATGCGGCGCCAGGGCCGCGGCTCCATCATCAACACCGCCTCGTTCGTCGCCAGGATGGGAGCGGCGACCTCCCAGATCTCGTACACCGCGTCCAAGGGCGGCGTGCTGGCGATGTCGCGCGAACTGGGCGTGCAGTTCGCCCGCGAGGGCATCCGGGTCAACGCCCTGTGCCCGGGACCGGTCAACACCCCGCTGCTCCGGGAGCTCTTCGCCAAGGACCCGGAGCGCGCGGCCCGGCGCCTCGTGCACATCCCGCTCGGCCGGTTCGCCGAGGCCACCGAGATCGCCGCCGCCGTCGCCTTCCTGGCGAGCGACGACTCCTCGTTCGTCAACGCCACCGACTTCCTCGTCGACGGCGGAATCTCCGGCGCGTACGTCACACCCCTGTAGATTCCGCCGCCGGCCGCGGAACCTACAGTGGGGCGATGAGCAACGCGACACCGCCCGGCTGGTACCCGGACTCGGCCGCACCCGGCAACGAGCGGTGGTGGGACGGACTGTCATGGACCGCCCACACCCGCCCGTACGCCACCGTGGTCCAGCAGCCCGTGCCCGGCCCGGGCGGCGGCGGTGGCACCGGCGCCCGGACCATCGCGCTCGTGGCGGCCGGCGCCGTGGTCGTCGGCGCCGTCGTGACCGGGGCGGTGCTGCTCGGCAGGGACGACAGCGCCGCGCCCGCCGCGAGCGGGTCGAGCGAACCCGCGCCGCAGCAGCCCGCCGGCACCGGCACCGACGCGGCCCCCGGCGACGACAGCCCGTCCCCGGACGGCACACCGGACGACGCCGGCCCCACCGTCCTCGTCGACCAGCTCAACGGCATCACGCTGCCGGTACCCGACGGCTGGGAGCGGCCCGAGAGCACTGTCGAGAAACTCCTCACGATGCGCACCAAGGGCTCCTACGACTGCCCCGGCGCCTCCTCCGCGTTCTGCTACCACGGCACGGTGACCACCCGTACCTCCAGCGGCATGGACGCCACCACACCCGAGGGGCTCGCCGAGCAGGACATCGGCGCCGCCGCGAAGCGGGCGTACGAGGAGGACGTCATCGGCCGGCGGATCCACGGCGGCATCACCTCGCACCGGCAGATCGCGGCCGGCCCGGTCAGCGTGGCCGGGCGCACCGGATACCAGGTGCGCTGGCGGGTCCTCACCGGCAAGGGGCCGGGCGGCTACGTGCAGTCGCTCGTGTTCCCCTCGGCCGTCGGCAGCGAGTCGCCCGTCATCGTCCGCTACGCCTTCGACGCGGGCCCCGACGGGCCGCCGCTCGCCCTCATGGACACCGTCACCAAGGGCATCCGGCCGATCGGCGACAGCGAGACGAGCGGGGGCGTCGGCAGCTCCGTCGCCCCCTGATCCGCCCGGCGGCGCCGGCTCAGAGGAAGGTGCGGCCCTCGCCCCGGTACGTCGGCACGGTCGCCGTCACCCGGTCGCCCTCGATCAACTGGAGCTCGTCGAACCGCTCGCACAGCTCCCCGGCCTTCGCGTGCCGGAACCACACCTTGTCGCCGATCAGCAGATCGTCCGCCGGGGCGCCGAGCAGCGGGGTCTGCACCTCGCCGGGGCCCTCCTGCGGGTCGTAGCGCAGCCCCTCCGGCAGATACGGGACCGGCAGCCGGTCCGGACCGGCCGCACCGGACGCCGGGTAGCCGCCTCCGAGCACCGTCACCACGCCCACGCCCGGCCGCCGCACGACGGGCTGGGCGAACAGGGCCGCGGGGCGGGCCGTGAACGAGGTGTAGTTGTCGAAGAGCCGCGGCACATAGAGGCCCGAACCGGCCGCGATCTCGGTCACCGCGGCTTCCGCGGCGGTGTGCTGCACACTGCCGGTGCCGCCGCCGTTCACGAACTCCAGGTCCGGAGCCACGGCCCGGACCGCCCGCACCACCTCGGCCCGGCGCGTCGCCAGCTCCCGGCGGCCCGTCGCCTGCATCAGCCGGATCGCCCGCGAGCGCAGCGGCCGCCCGGCGAGCGAGTCACCGACGCCGGCGATATGACCCTCGTACGCCATCAGCCCCACCAGCCGGAAACCGGGCCTGCGCGCCACGGACCTGGCCAGGTCGGCCAGTTGGGCGGGGGAGCGCAGCGGCGACCGCAGCGCCCCGATCCGGACCCGGCCGCCGAGCATCCGCAGCGAGGTGTCCAGCTCCAGACAGACCCGGATCTCCTCCGTGCCCCCGGCCCGCGCCGCGTCGATCAGCTCCAGCTGGGAGTGGTCGTCCACCATCACCGTCACGGCGGCGGCCAGCTTCGGATCGGCGGCCAGTTCCGCGAAGGCCGAGCGGTCGGCCGACGGATAGGCGAGCAGCACGTCCTCGAACCCCGCCCGCGCCAGCCACAGCGACTCGGCGAGGGTGAACGACATGATCCCGGCGAACCCGGGCCGCGCCAGCACCCGCTCCAGGAGCGCCCGGCAGCGCACCGATTTGCTCGCCACCCGGATCGGCTTCCCGGCCGCACGGCGGACGAGATCGTCGGCGTTGGCGTCGAACGCCTCCAGGTCGACGACGGCGATCGGTGCGTCGAGATGGGCGGTGGCCCGGTTGTAACGGGTCCGGTCAGCGGCACGGGCAGTCATGGCCGCAGCTTGCCAGACAGCCGTACCGCTGGGTAGGGGGACGATCTACGCAGATCGTCCCCGGGGCCCTCGCGCGGACGGGCCCGGGCAGGGCGGCCCGCTCCCACCGCGGCCTCCCCAGCCCGTAGAGTGACCGTCACGCGGCGAGCAACGGGCCTGTCTGCAGGCGGATACGCGTGCGGTACGGAACGGACCTGGGGGGCGGATGAGTACCGAGGCGCAGCGCGCTCCCGTCCCGCCACGCCCGAGCACCCCGCCGTCGGCCGCGCCGGGCCACCCCGCTCCACCGCCCCGCCCCCGGACCCCGCCGGCCGGGCACCCGGCACCGGACGCCCCCGCGACGGGCCCGGCACCGCAGACCGCCCCGGCCCCGCCCGCTCCCCGCGCCCAGACCCCTGCCCGGCCGCTCTCCGCACCGCCGAAGCCGCCGACGACCGCGCCGCGGACTGATCCGACGACTGCCCCACCGGCCGCCGCCCCGCCCCCCGTGGAGACGACCGCGGAGCTCCGCCCCGCGCCCCCGGGCGGATGGGCGCAGGCGCCTTCGTCCTCCGTCGCCGCGCCCCTCCCGCCGCGCCCCGGAACGCCGCCCGCGGCGACCCGGCGGCGGCCCGTGGGCGCCGTGGAACTCGGCGGCCCCCCGGCCGGGCCCGCGCCGGGCGCCCCGTACGCCTACCGCCCCCCGCACGCCCACCCGCCGGCCGAGACGCCGGTGGAGACCACCACCCGGCTCCGGCCCGTGCGGACCCGGCGGCACACCTTCAGGGCCGCGGCCGCCGCCGTCTGCGTGGTGCTCGGACTCGGGCTGATCGGCGGGGCGGCCACCGGCAGCTGGCTGATCAGCGACTCGTCCGCCGATCCGGCCGCCCACAGCGCCTACACCGTGGGCCGCGACGCCTGGCACAGCATCCCCGTCGACACCCTCTTCCCGCGCACGCTGAAGGGCGACGGCGCGGGACCCGGCGGTGCCGACCGGGTCTGGACCAGGATCGCCGTGGCCCCGGACAGCGGCTGCACGGGCGCACTGGACCCGCTGCTCCTCAAGACGCTGCGCCCGGTCGGCTGCGCGCGCCTGCTCCGCGCCACGTACACCGACGCGACGAGCAGCAGCGTCACCACCGTCGGACTCGTCTTCACCCAGGCGGACTCCGAGGCCATGCGGGCGCTGAGCACCCGCTTCGCCACCGAGCACCTCGACGCCCGCACCGACCTGATGCCCCGCGGATACGCCGTCAAGGACACCCCCGCCGCCGCGTTCGGCGACCGGCAGCGGGCCAGCTGGACCGTGCACGTGCTGACCGAGGTGCCCGTCGTGGTGTTCGCCGTCTCCGGATTCGCCGACGGCCGCAGCATGACCGACCCGCAGCCGGCCGAGAAGGCCATGACGGCCGACGCGACGACCGCCGCCGCCCAGGCCGGGCTCGGGCACGAGGCCAAGGGCGTGGCCGACCGGGTCGAGCGGGGACTGCGCAGAACCGTCGCCGACCTCACGGAGAAGTCCGAATGAGCCGCCGCGCCCGCCCCCGCAGACTCCTCGGTGCGGTCTGCGCCGCCACCGCGTTCGCGCTGCTGCCCGCGGTCCCGGCCGGGGCGGACACCATCCGGGCCGAGCAGTGGGGCCTGGACGCCCTCCACACCGACCGCGCCTGGCAGACCACGCGCGGCAAGGGCATCACCGTCGCCGTGGTCGACACCGGGGTCGACGGCACCGTCCCCGACCTGGTGGGCCAGGTCCTGCCCGGCAAGGACCTGATCGGCTTCGGCGCCGGACGCGGCGACCGGTCCTGGGCCAGGCACGGCACCGCGATGGCCGGGATCATCGCCGGCCGGGGCCACGGCACCGGACGCGAGGCGGGCGTCATCGGTATCGCTCCCGAGGCGAGGATCCTCCCCGTCCGGGTCATCCTCGAAGCGACCGACCCCGCCCGGGCCAAGGCCCGCAAGACCCGGGGCACCGCCCTCGCCGACGGCATCCGCTGGGCCGCCGACCACGGCGCCGACGTCATCAACCTCTCCCTCGGCGACGACAGCGAGTCGGCGCACCCCGAACCCGACGAGGACGCCGCCGTCCAGTACGCGCTGAAGAAGGGCGCCGTCGTCGTCGCCTCGTCCGGCAACGGGGGCGAGAAGGGCGACCACATCTCGTACCCCGCCGCCTACCCGGGCGTGATCGCCGTCGCCGCGGTCGACCGGTACGGCACCCACGCCTCGTTCTCCACCCGCCGCTGGTACGCCACGGTGAGCGCACCCGGGGACCACATCGTCGTCCCAGCGCCCGACCGCAAGTACTACGTGGAGTGGGGCACCTCCGCGGCCTCCGCGTTCGTCTCCGGCGCCGTCGCGCTGGTGCGTGCCGCCCATCCCGGTCTCTCACCGGCCCAGATCAGGAAGCTCCTCACCGACACCGCCCGCAGCTCCCCGCCGGCCGGCCGCGACGACGCGCGGGGCTACGGCATCGTCGACCCGGCCGCCGCCATCGAGGCGGGCGGTGCGCTGCGGCCCGAGGGCCTGCGCACCGACTCCTCCGCGACCGGCTACCGCAAGCAGTACTTCGGTACCGGGCCCGCACCGGAGCGCGAGGACGACGGGCCCGCCGGCTGGCTGGCCCCGGCGGCAGGCGGTCTCGGGGCGGTCCTGCTGGCCCTCGCCGTCGTCCTGTGGCGTGGCCGGGGCGGCCGCCCGCCCGCCTTCCGCCGCTGAACCTCCCTCACCCCGCCCGCACCACCCCCACCGCCGCCCTCGCCACCGACTCGACGAGCGCGATCCCCGTCTCCTTGCTCGCCTGACCGCCGGAGAGCACCGCCACCAGCACGGTGTGCCCGCCGGCCGTCACCTGCCCGATGCTGTTGACGTTCCACAGCCCGGTGGCGGTGCGCGGCATCCAGCCGTTCTTCAGCGCCCAGTCGCTGCCCGCCGCCGACACCCCCCACTGCTGGTCCGCCTCGACCTGAGCCATCAGCCCCCGCAGATACGTCCGGGACGCCGCGCCGAGCTCCGCGTCCGCCTCCGTGCCGAACACCGCCTCCAGCAGCGTCAGCTGGTCGGCCGCGGTGGTCCGGGTCAGCCCCCAGGCCTGCGCGGCCGTCGTCCCGGTCAGCCCGAGCCGCGCGTTGGCGGCGTCGAGACCGGCCGCCCCGCCCACCGCCGCCAGCAGCGCGGTCGCGGAGTCGTTGTCGCTCCGCTCGATCATCGCGACCGCGTGAGCGCGCTCGCCCACGGTCAGTTCACGCCCCTCGTCCTGGGCCCGCAGCAGCAGCGCCGCGAGGATGTCGACCTTGACGATGCTCGCCGTGTCGTACGAGGCGTCCGCGCCCCCGTACACGGCCCGCGTCCCGGTGCCGGTGTCCAGCACCGCCACCGACACCGCACCCGAACCCGTCAGCAGCGGCTCGACGGCCGCCGCCAGTTCCGTGTCGCGATCCACCACCGGCTCCTCGCCCGTCGCCGCCGCGGCCGGTGCGGTCGCGGCCGGTGACCCGGACGATACGGAAGCCGCGGCGGCGGGCGCGTGATCCGGCGACCGGCCGGTGAGGTACGCGCCGCCGGCGGCCGATCCCGCCAGGACGGCCACGGCCGCCACGGAGGCGGACACGGCGGATCTGCGGACTCGGTGTCGGGACATGGTCCGGACGCTAGGGACCGCGGCTGGGAGCGGGCTGGGTCCGACCTGTCGGACGGATGAGAATGCCCAGGCACTACGCTCGCCCTGTGGCGCAGAAGAACATTCCGGACCCCGGATACTCCGACGACGACGGCACGGCCGACCCCGCCCTGACCGCGGCACTCACCGCCTGGGCCGCCGACCGCAAGGCCGTCGCCCCCGTGCTCGAAGCACTCAAGGGGGCCCGGCTCCTCGTCCCCGTGGTGGCGGTCCTCGGCGAGGTGGAGGAGGACGAGAACGGACTGCGCCGCGAGAAGACCAGCGACATGGCGGTCCCCACCCTCCAGGCCGGTGACCGCCGAGCCCTGCCCGCCTTCACCTCCACCGCCTCGCTGGCCCGCTGGGACCCGCAGGCGCGCCCCGTCGCCGTACCCCTGCACCAGGCGCTGCAGGCAGCCGTGCACGAGAAGGCCGACACCGTGGTGCTCGACCTCGCCGGGCCGGTGGCCTTCGAGGTGACCGGTTCCGCCCTGCTCGCCCTCGCCGAGGGCCGCAGCAGCGCCGACCCGCTCGACGACCCCGCCGTCACCGCGGCGGTACGCGACGCCGTCGCCGCCGAACCCGCGGTGCTCCGCGCCCACCTCGGACCGGGCCGCGCCGACGGCACCCTCGCTCTCGTGCTGGCGGACGGCGCCGATCCCGCCGAGGCGGCGGGCCGGGTCGCGCGGTCGCTGGCGGCGGACGAGGTGCTCCGCGCCCGGCTGGTCCGTGGTCTGGACCTCGCGCTGCTCCCGGCCGGCGCGCACACACCGGGTGAGCCCCTGTTCACGCGCTGATCACCCGACCGGCCCAACGCGCGCGACGCGACCGAGGGCCGGAGAATTGCGAAGAAATCGGACGATCTTCGATCTTCGCGAGGTGGTCGTATGCAGACGCGGACAGTTGTGTCGGAGTTCCTCGGCACACTGCTGCTGGTGTTCTTCGCCGTCGGAGCCGCGGTATTGGGCGTCCAGTACATCGGGACGGTCGGCATCGCGCTGGCCTTCGGCTTCGTGCTTCTCGCCCTCGCCTACGCGCTCGGCCCGATATCCGGCTGCCATCTCAACCCGGCTGTGACGCTGGGGATGCTGACGGCCCGGCGGATCGACGTGCGGACGGCGGTGACGTACTGGATCGCGCAGTTCCTCGGCGGCATCGCCGGCGCGGCCCTGCTGTTCCTGCTCGCCAAACAGGTGCCCGGTCTGAAGACGAGCGGCAAGTTCGGCAGCAACGGCTACGGCGACCGCTCGGACGTGCACATCAACGTCGGCGGTGCCTTCCTCGCCGAGGTGATGCTCACGTTCCTGCTGGTCTTCGTCGTGCTCGCGGTGACCCACAAGGTCGCGGTCATCGGCTTCGACGGTCTGCCCATCGGGCTCTCGCTCGCGGTGATCCACCTGGTCGGCATCCCGCTCACGGGCACCTCGGTCAACCCGGCGCGGAGTCTGGGCCCGGCGCTGTTCGCGGGCGGCGCGGCACTCTCCCAGCTCTGGCTCTTCCTGATCGCCCCTCTCATCGGCGGGGTGATCGCGGCGCTCGCCCACCGGCTGACCCACCCCGTCACCCGTTCGGAGCAGTCCGTGCCGGCCTGATCCGGCCACCGACGCCGTGAGCCCCCTGCCGGGTCGGGCAGGGGGCTCACGGACGGTAAGAAAGGGAAGAAGGGG harbors:
- a CDS encoding MIP family channel protein; its protein translation is MQTRTVVSEFLGTLLLVFFAVGAAVLGVQYIGTVGIALAFGFVLLALAYALGPISGCHLNPAVTLGMLTARRIDVRTAVTYWIAQFLGGIAGAALLFLLAKQVPGLKTSGKFGSNGYGDRSDVHINVGGAFLAEVMLTFLLVFVVLAVTHKVAVIGFDGLPIGLSLAVIHLVGIPLTGTSVNPARSLGPALFAGGAALSQLWLFLIAPLIGGVIAALAHRLTHPVTRSEQSVPA
- a CDS encoding SseB family protein; protein product: MAQKNIPDPGYSDDDGTADPALTAALTAWAADRKAVAPVLEALKGARLLVPVVAVLGEVEEDENGLRREKTSDMAVPTLQAGDRRALPAFTSTASLARWDPQARPVAVPLHQALQAAVHEKADTVVLDLAGPVAFEVTGSALLALAEGRSSADPLDDPAVTAAVRDAVAAEPAVLRAHLGPGRADGTLALVLADGADPAEAAGRVARSLAADEVLRARLVRGLDLALLPAGAHTPGEPLFTR
- a CDS encoding serine hydrolase — encoded protein: MSRHRVRRSAVSASVAAVAVLAGSAAGGAYLTGRSPDHAPAAAASVSSGSPAATAPAAAATGEEPVVDRDTELAAAVEPLLTGSGAVSVAVLDTGTGTRAVYGGADASYDTASIVKVDILAALLLRAQDEGRELTVGERAHAVAMIERSDNDSATALLAAVGGAAGLDAANARLGLTGTTAAQAWGLTRTTAADQLTLLEAVFGTEADAELGAASRTYLRGLMAQVEADQQWGVSAAGSDWALKNGWMPRTATGLWNVNSIGQVTAGGHTVLVAVLSGGQASKETGIALVESVARAAVGVVRAG
- the mycP gene encoding type VII secretion-associated serine protease mycosin; its protein translation is MSRRARPRRLLGAVCAATAFALLPAVPAGADTIRAEQWGLDALHTDRAWQTTRGKGITVAVVDTGVDGTVPDLVGQVLPGKDLIGFGAGRGDRSWARHGTAMAGIIAGRGHGTGREAGVIGIAPEARILPVRVILEATDPARAKARKTRGTALADGIRWAADHGADVINLSLGDDSESAHPEPDEDAAVQYALKKGAVVVASSGNGGEKGDHISYPAAYPGVIAVAAVDRYGTHASFSTRRWYATVSAPGDHIVVPAPDRKYYVEWGTSAASAFVSGAVALVRAAHPGLSPAQIRKLLTDTARSSPPAGRDDARGYGIVDPAAAIEAGGALRPEGLRTDSSATGYRKQYFGTGPAPEREDDGPAGWLAPAAGGLGAVLLALAVVLWRGRGGRPPAFRR